A DNA window from Janibacter sp. A1S7 contains the following coding sequences:
- the argG gene encoding argininosuccinate synthase translates to MSKVLTSLPVGERVGIAFSGGLDTSVAVAWMREKGAVPCTYTADLGQYDEDDIESIPGRAGQYGSELSRLVDCKGPLVEEGLSAIACGAFHIRSGGRTYFNTTPLGRAVTGTLLVRAMKEDGVSIWGDGSTFKGNDIERFYRYGLMANPGLRIYKPWLDADFVTELGGRQEMSEWLTERGLPYRDSAEKAYSTDANIWGATHEAKTLEHLDESMEIVTPIMGVPFWDQSVAIEPEDVTVRFERGRPVALNGDDFGGDAVALVRAANDIGGRHGLGMSDQIENRIIEAKSRGIYEGPAIALLHTTYERLVNAIHNEDTIASYHAEGRRLGRLLYEGRWFDPQALMIRESLQRWVASVVTGEVTIRLRRGEDWTIVNTTGEHFSYHPDKLSMERTENAAFGPVDRIGQLTMRNLDIADSRSKLEVYAAQDQLSGGYLEIMGELEAGGGDRIAANPLAAGSDDDDEALDRAAMEFGTD, encoded by the coding sequence GTGTCCAAGGTACTCACATCCCTCCCTGTTGGTGAACGTGTCGGCATCGCCTTCTCCGGTGGTCTCGACACCTCGGTGGCCGTCGCGTGGATGCGCGAGAAGGGGGCGGTGCCGTGCACGTACACCGCCGACCTCGGCCAGTACGACGAGGACGACATCGAGTCGATCCCCGGCCGAGCGGGCCAGTACGGCTCCGAGCTCTCCCGCCTCGTCGACTGCAAGGGACCACTGGTCGAGGAGGGACTGTCCGCGATCGCCTGCGGCGCCTTCCACATCCGCAGCGGTGGCCGCACCTACTTCAACACCACGCCCCTGGGCCGCGCCGTGACCGGCACGCTGCTCGTGCGCGCCATGAAGGAGGACGGCGTCTCCATCTGGGGTGACGGCTCGACGTTCAAGGGCAACGACATCGAGCGCTTCTACCGATACGGCCTCATGGCCAACCCCGGTCTGCGGATCTACAAGCCGTGGCTCGACGCCGACTTCGTCACCGAGCTCGGTGGCCGTCAGGAGATGTCCGAGTGGCTCACCGAGCGTGGGCTGCCCTACCGCGACAGCGCCGAGAAGGCCTACTCCACCGACGCCAACATCTGGGGTGCCACCCACGAGGCGAAGACCCTCGAGCACCTCGACGAGTCGATGGAGATCGTCACCCCGATCATGGGCGTGCCCTTCTGGGACCAGTCCGTGGCCATCGAGCCCGAGGACGTCACCGTCCGGTTCGAGCGCGGACGCCCGGTCGCCCTCAACGGCGACGACTTCGGCGGGGACGCCGTGGCCCTCGTGCGCGCGGCCAACGACATCGGTGGCCGCCACGGCCTGGGCATGTCCGACCAGATCGAGAATCGCATCATCGAGGCCAAGTCCCGCGGCATCTACGAGGGTCCGGCGATCGCGCTGCTGCACACCACCTACGAGCGCCTGGTCAACGCGATCCACAACGAGGACACGATCGCGAGCTACCACGCCGAGGGCCGCCGACTGGGTCGTCTGCTCTACGAGGGCCGCTGGTTCGATCCTCAGGCGCTCATGATCCGCGAGTCGCTGCAGCGCTGGGTCGCCTCCGTGGTCACCGGTGAGGTGACCATCCGGCTGCGTCGCGGCGAGGACTGGACCATCGTCAACACCACGGGAGAGCACTTCAGCTACCACCCGGACAAGTTGTCGATGGAGCGCACCGAGAACGCCGCCTTCGGCCCGGTCGACCGCATCGGTCAGCTGACGATGCGCAACCTCGACATCGCGGACAGCCGCAGCAAGCTCGAGGTCTACGCCGCGCAGGACCAGCTCAGTGGCGGCTACCTCGAGATCATGGGCGAGCTGGAGGCAGGCGGCGGCGACCGGATCGCGGCCAATCCCCTTGCCGCAGGTAGCGACGACGACGACGAGGCACTCGACCGGGCGGCCATGGAGTTCGGCACCGACTGA